A single window of Eucalyptus grandis isolate ANBG69807.140 chromosome 1, ASM1654582v1, whole genome shotgun sequence DNA harbors:
- the LOC104436983 gene encoding LOW QUALITY PROTEIN: MDIS1-interacting receptor like kinase 2 (The sequence of the model RefSeq protein was modified relative to this genomic sequence to represent the inferred CDS: inserted 2 bases in 2 codons) has product MTKSAATHPLSLFLFPCLLFLLPFQASPSPTTEAQALVKWKNSLSPPPPPPPPPPSLSSWSLTNITRLCSWTGVACNNGGSVSEISLSGSSLSGTLDALDFASFPNLTRFDVSSNNLVGPIPSSIGNLSKLGFLELGSNLFEGAIPPEIGQLQEIQYLSLLNNSLNGTIPYQISNLGKVWHWDLGSNYLESPDWSKFSAMPSVTYLSLFLNSLDGEFPGFVANCQNLTYLDLSQNALTGEIPEAVYANLVSLEYLNLTANSLQGPISNISKLSRLKEIRIGNNLFGGLIPGDMGLLSELQMIEMYNNSFEGAIPSSIGQLRQLQVLDLQLNSFNSSIPSELGLCSNLTFLALAQNSISGELPLSLSNLVRLSDFGAAENHLSGELSPYFFTNWTELVSLQLQYNSLSGQIPPEIGSLTKLNYLFLYHNSLSGPIPIGIGSFENLLALDLSQNNLSGQIPSTMWNLSKLQKFQLFSNNLTGTIPPEVGNLTSVTILDLNTNQLYGEVPETISRLANLGSLSLFTNNFSGGIPHDFGKYSPSLSYVRLSNNSFTGELPTELCSGYALQELLTNGNNFTGPLPDCLRNCSGLTRVRLDDNQFTADITSAFGVYPNLVFISLSNNRFVGNLSTEWGECTNLTNLQIDGNKITGRIPPELGRLXQLGVLTLYGNELTGKIPDEMGNLGEMLTLNLSNNHLTGDIPTSLGNLSKLSKLDLSENALSGSIPDELGNCKNLLGLNLSNNNLSGNISPELGNLISLQILLDLSHNSLAGSIPSNLAKLTSLEFLNLSHNNLSGTIPAALTSMSSLSSIDLSYNELTGAVPSGSLFQQAPGNAFIGNPGLCGNATGLSPCRSSSKSTDHRKKVLIGVIVGICCLLLLVTLTALILVRRRRNKHLDEEIESLTKYKKSETIIWEMGAKFTFNDIAKATDDFSEEYYIGKGGFGSVYKAELAGGQTVAVKKLNALESGDVPMVNLQSFENEIRVLTEVRHRNVIKLHGFCSRRGSIYLVYEYVERGSLAKVLYGDKGASELDWSTRVKIVRGVAHAIAYLHHDCSPPIVHRDITLNNILLEXDFEPRLSDFGTARLLNPNSSNWTTVAGSYGYMAPELAVTMRLTDKCDVYSFGVVALEIMMGKHPGDLLSSLQTTQTSTLSEDPSLLLKDALDPRLPPPACQLAEEVVSIVTVALACTRTSPNSRPTMRFVAQELSARTQPCLSEPLGSITISKLSSLQK; this is encoded by the exons ATGACAAAATCAGCCGCAACccaccctctctccctcttcctcttcccctGTCTCCTCTTCTTGCTTCCATTTCAGGCCTCACCGTCACCGACCACGGAGGCGCAAGCTCTTGTCAAATGGAAgaactccctctctcctcctcctcctcctcctcctcctcctccttctctgaGCTCCTGGTCCCTCACCAACATCACCCGTCTCTGCAGCTGGACTGGCGTCGCCTGCAACAATGGCGGGTCGGTCTCGGAGATCAGCCTCTCCGGCTCAAGCCTCAGCGGCACGCTCGATGCGCTCGACTTCGCTTCATTCCCGAACCTGACCCGCTTCGACGTCAGCAGCAACAATCTCGTGGGCCCGATACCGTCCTCGATCGGCAATCTCTCGAAGCTCGGGTTCTTGGAACTGGGGAGCAATCTCTTTGAAGGTGCCATACCGCCGGAGATAGGCCAGTTGCAAGAGATTCAGTACTTGAGCCTCTTGAACAACAGTCTCAATGGTACTATTCCTTACCAGATCAGCAATCTCGGGAAGGTGTGGCACTGGGATCTTGGATCAAACTACTTGGAATCTCCTGACTGGTCAAAATTCTCCGCCATGCCGTCGGTGACTTACCTGAGCCTCTTCCTCAATTCGCTCGACGGTGAGTTCCCGGGCTTCGTGGCCAATTGCCAGAACCTGACATACCTGGACCTGTCGCAAAACGCTTTGACCGGCGAAATTCCTGAGGCTGTGTACGCCAACCTGGTGAGCCTTGAATACCTCAACCTCACGGCCAATTCGCTCCAGGGGCCGATCTCAAACATATCAAAACTTTCCCGGCTGAAGGAGATCCGGATTGGTAACAATCTGTTCGGCGGTCTGATTCCCGGAGACATGGGATTGCTGTCTGAGCTTCAGATGATAGAGATGTACAACAATTCCTTTGAAGGTGCAATTCCCAGCTCCATTGGTCAATTGAGGCAGCTTCAAGTGCTCGATTTGCAACTAAACAGCTTCAACTCTTCGATCCCTTCCGAGCTCGGTCTTTGTTCTAACCTCACCTTTTTAGCCCTAGCCCAGAATTCGATCTCCGGGGAGctgcctctctctctgtctaATCTGGTCAGATTGTCGGACTTTGGAGCTGCCGAGAATCATCTGTCAGGTGAGTTATCGCCTTACTTCTTTACAAATTGGACGGAACTCGTTTCTTTGCAACTGCAGTACAATTCTCTCTCTGGGCAAATTCCACCGGAAATCGGAAGCCTGACCAAGCTCAATTACCTCTTCTTGTACCACAATTCACTCTCCGGCCCTATCCCTATTGGGATCGGGAGCTTTGAGAATTTGCTCGCGTTAGACCTCTCACAGAACAATCTCTCTGGCCAAATCCCTTCGACAATGTGGAACCTCAGCAAGCTGCAGAAATTCCAGCTTTTCTCCAACAACCTCACTGGGACTATTCCTCCGGAGGTCGGGAATCTCACGTCAGTGACCATTCTCGACCTCAACACGAACCAGCTTTATGGAGAGGTCCCTGAGACCATCTCTCGCCTTGCTAACTTAGGGTCACTCTCTTTGTTCACGAACAATTTCTCGGGAGGCATACCACATGATTTTGGCAAGTACAGCCCTTCTCTGAGCTACGTTAGGCTTTCGAATAACAGCTTCACTGGAGAATTGCCGACGGAGTTATGCAGCGGCTACGCTCTACAAGAACTCCTCACCAATGGGAATAACTTCACTGGACCATTGCCCGACTGCTTGAGGAATTGTTCGGGGCTAACGAGAGTCCGTCTAGACGACAATCAGTTCACTGCAGATATCACGAGTGCTTTCGGTGTTTATCCGAATCTTGTCTTTATAAGCCTCAGCAACAACCGATTTGTCGGGAATCTCTCGACAGAATGGGGAGAGTGTACGAATCTCACCAATTTGCAGATAGATGGTAACAAAATCACCGGCCGCATCCCACCAGAGCTCGGGAGAT TCCAGTTGGGTGTCCTGACTTTGTACGGCAATGAATTGACCGGCAAAATTCCCGATGAGATGGGAAATCTAGGGGAGATGCTCACGctgaacttgagcaacaaccaTTTGACCGGAGATATTCCCACCTCGTTGGGAAACTTATCGAAGCTAAGTAAACTTGATTTGTCAGAGAACGCCTTGAGCGGTAGCATACCGGACGAGCTAGGGAATTGCAAGAATTTACTGGGCTTGAACCTGAGCAACAACAATCTGTCAGGTAACATATCACCAGAGCTCGGGAACTTGATTTCGCTACAGATTCTCCTAGATCTGAGCCACAATTCACTAGCAGGATCAATTCCTTCCAATTTAGCAAAGCTTACTAGCTTGgaatttctcaatctttcgcatAACAACTTGTCGGGTACAATCCCAGCTGCTCTCACCAGCATGAGCAGTTTAAGCTCCATAGACTTATCGTACAACGAGCTAACGGGTGCAGTTCCTAGTGGTAGCCTCTTCCAACAAGCGCCAGGGAATGCTTTTATCGGGAATCCGGGCTTGTGTGGAAACGCGACGGGATTATCGCCTTGTCGTTCAAGCAGTAAATCAACTGACCATAGGAAAAAGGTTCTGATTGGTGTGATTGTTGGCATCTGCTGCTTACTACTTCTCGTGACTCTTACTGCTCTGATTTTGGTGCGTCGGCGGCGAAACAAGCATCTCGATGAAGAGATCGAGAGTCTTACGAAGTACAAGAAATCAGAGACGATCATATGGGAAATGGGAGCGAAGTTCACATTCAACGACATCGCCAAGGCCACCGATGACTTCAGCGAAGAATACTACATCGGAAAAGGCGGGTTCGGGAGTGTTTACAAGGCCGAACTGGCCGGCGGCCAAACCGTGGCTGTCAAAAAGCTTAACGCATTGGAATCGGGCGACGTCCCCATGGTCAACCTCCAGAGTTTCGAGAACGAGATCCGTGTGCTGACCGAAGTCCGACACCGTAATGTGATCAAGCTCCACGGGTTCTGTTCCAGGAGAGGTAGCATTTACTTGGTCTATGAGTATGTGGAGCGAGGCAGCTTGGCAAAGGTCTTGTATGGAGATAAAGGAGCATCTGAACTGGACTGGAGTACGAGGGTGAAGATTGTCCGAGGCGTGGCTCACGCGATCGCCTACCTGCATCACGATTGCTCGCCACCTATCGTCCATCGGGACATAACCTTGAACAACATCTTGCTCG AGGACTTCGAGCCTCGGCTTTCAGATTTCGGGACGGCCAGACTCTTGAATCCGAACTCATCCAATTGGACCACAGTGGCTGGATCTTATGGCTACATGGCTCCTG AATTAGCAGTAACTATGCGGTTGACGGACAAATGCGACGTGTATAGCTTCGGAGTAGTGGCGCTAGAGATTATGATGGGGAAGCATCCGGGGGATCTTCTCTCCTCCCTACAGACGACACAAACGTCGACATTATCGGAAGACCCGAGTTTGCTACTAAAGGATGCACTCGACCCCCGCCTTCCTCCTCCGGCCTGCCAACTAGCCGAGGAAGTGGTATCCATCGTCACGGTGGCGCTGGCGTGCACCCGGACGAGTCCCAATTCGCGACCCACCATGCGTTTCGTCGCGCAAGAGTTATCCGCGCGCACTCAGCCTTGCTTGTCCGAGCCCTTGGGCTCCATAACC